The following are encoded together in the Streptomyces sp. NBC_00358 genome:
- a CDS encoding cellulase family glycosylhydrolase, with protein sequence MRHPPRLSLLVIGAAVALVGTAVAPVVTASGATPACTVEYSVTGQWDTGFQGAVTITNNMAALSSWSLGFDFSGGQKVTQGWSAKWSQSGTTVTASNESWNGTLATGASVSAGFLASWSGSNAVPTAFRLNGTTCNADVQPTPTPTPTPTDPPPTGGEAPELHVSGNKLVDSAGATRRLLGVNRSGGEFMCVQGYGFFDGPVDDASVKAIADWKANTVRIPLNEECWLGLSNIKPEYAGANYIAAVKDLVSKVEAHGMTPVLDLHWTYGQYTGNSAGCSDVHATCQKPMPDAQYTPSFWASVASTFKDDRAVAFDLFNEPYPDRATSTTTQAWTCWRDGGTCPGISYQVAGMQSLVDSVRGTGAKNLILAGGLAYSNDLSQWLTYRPSDPTGNLVAAYHVYNFNTCASESCWTSTLAPVAAQVPLVAGEIGENTCSHSFVDTVMKWFDDRGLSYLGWTWNTWDCSSGPSLISNYDGTPTSYGIGLRDHLRALNG encoded by the coding sequence ATGCGTCACCCCCCGCGTCTTTCCCTCTTAGTGATCGGCGCCGCGGTCGCCCTTGTGGGCACGGCCGTCGCGCCGGTCGTCACGGCTTCGGGAGCCACACCCGCGTGCACGGTGGAGTACTCGGTCACCGGCCAGTGGGACACCGGCTTCCAGGGCGCCGTGACCATCACCAACAACATGGCAGCGCTGAGCAGTTGGAGCCTCGGCTTCGACTTCTCCGGCGGCCAGAAGGTCACCCAGGGCTGGAGCGCCAAATGGTCCCAGTCCGGTACGACGGTGACCGCGTCCAACGAGAGCTGGAACGGCACGCTGGCCACCGGTGCGAGCGTCAGCGCCGGGTTCCTCGCCTCCTGGTCGGGAAGCAACGCCGTGCCCACGGCCTTCCGGCTCAACGGCACCACCTGCAATGCGGACGTCCAGCCGACGCCCACACCCACGCCCACCCCGACCGATCCGCCGCCGACCGGCGGTGAGGCGCCGGAACTGCACGTCTCGGGCAACAAGCTGGTCGACTCCGCCGGAGCCACCCGCAGGCTGCTCGGAGTCAACCGCTCCGGCGGCGAGTTCATGTGCGTCCAGGGCTACGGCTTCTTCGACGGTCCCGTCGACGACGCCTCCGTCAAGGCGATCGCCGACTGGAAGGCCAACACGGTCCGCATCCCGCTGAACGAGGAGTGCTGGCTGGGCCTGTCCAACATCAAACCGGAGTACGCCGGCGCCAACTACATCGCCGCGGTCAAGGACCTGGTGTCCAAGGTCGAGGCGCACGGCATGACCCCGGTCCTCGACCTGCACTGGACGTACGGCCAGTACACGGGCAACTCGGCGGGCTGCTCCGACGTGCACGCGACGTGCCAGAAGCCGATGCCCGACGCGCAGTACACCCCGTCCTTCTGGGCCTCGGTGGCGAGCACCTTCAAGGACGACCGGGCCGTCGCGTTCGACCTGTTCAACGAGCCCTACCCGGACCGCGCGACCTCCACGACCACCCAGGCGTGGACCTGCTGGCGCGACGGCGGCACCTGCCCCGGCATCTCCTACCAGGTCGCCGGAATGCAGAGCCTGGTCGACTCGGTACGCGGCACCGGCGCCAAGAACCTGATCCTGGCCGGCGGCCTCGCCTACTCCAACGACCTGAGCCAGTGGCTGACGTACAGACCGAGTGACCCGACGGGCAATCTCGTCGCCGCGTACCACGTCTACAACTTCAACACCTGCGCGAGCGAGAGCTGCTGGACCTCCACACTCGCCCCGGTCGCGGCCCAAGTACCGCTCGTGGCGGGGGAGATCGGGGAGAACACCTGCTCCCACTCCTTCGTCGACACCGTCATGAAGTGGTTCGACGACCGGGGGCTCTCGTACCTCGGCTGGACCTGGAACACCTGGGACTGTTCCTCCGGCCCGTCGCTGATCTCGAACTACGACGGCACTCCGACCTCCTACGGCATCGGGCTGCGCGACCACCTGCGCGCCCTCAACGGATAA
- a CDS encoding glycoside hydrolase family 48 protein, producing the protein MDPSPRWRRRRSSRRLWTAVVAALALPLTTLATGTTPAHAATVQCSVDYKTNDWGSGFTADLTITNRGTDAINGWTLTYAYTGNQTLTNGWNGTWSQSGKTVTAKNAAWNGTIAAGTAVTAGAQFTYSGTNTAPASYAVNGTTCTGAHQPPLTVLTSPAAGAVYTQGDAVPLAATAAAADGATVSKVEFYDDTTLLGTDTSSPFTLSASGLAVGSHSILAKAYDSLGASAESTPAGITVASGPAIVASPTQLGVQQGKSGTFAVKLSTQPSADVTVAVARTDGNTGLSVTGGSSLAFTPSNWNTAQTVTVTADASGTGSATFTASATGQAKATVTVTELAATKAYDARFLDLYGKITDPANGYFSPEGIPYHSVETLIVEAPDQGHETTSEAYSYLIWLQAMYGKVTGDWSKFNAAWTTMETYMIPTHADQPTNSFYNASKPATYAPELDTPNEYPAKLDTGVSVGSDPIAGELKSAYGTDDVYGMHWLQDVDNTYGYGNEPGKCEAGPTATGPSYINTFQRGAQESVWETVPQPTCDAFKYGGKNGYLDLFTGDSSYAKQWKYTDAPDADARAVQAAYWADVWAKAQGKSADVSTTVGKAAKMGDYLRYAMYDKYFKKIGNCVGPTTCPAGTGKDASDYLISWYYAWGGANDTSAGWAWRIGSSHVHGGYQNPLAAYALSTNADLRPKSATGASDWATSLTRQLEFYRWLQSSEGAIAGGATNSWAGRYATPPTGTPTFYGMYYDQQPVYHDPPSNQWFGFQAWSMERVAEYYQQTGNASAKAVLDKWVAWALSKTTINPDGTYQIPSTLQWSGAPDTWNASSPGANSGLHVTVADYTNDVGVAAAYAKTLSYYAAKSGNTQAKTTAKALLDGMWNNYQDGLGIAVPETRADYNRFNDSVYVPSTFSGTMPNGDAVNSSSTFASLRSFYKNDPAWSKIQAYLAGGAAPSFTYHRFWAQADIALAMGSYAELLE; encoded by the coding sequence ATGGATCCCAGCCCTCGATGGAGACGTCGTCGCAGCTCGCGACGCCTGTGGACCGCCGTCGTGGCGGCTCTCGCCCTCCCGCTCACGACTCTGGCGACCGGTACGACTCCCGCACACGCGGCCACGGTTCAGTGCAGCGTCGACTACAAGACCAACGACTGGGGCTCCGGCTTCACCGCGGATCTGACGATCACCAACCGGGGCACCGACGCCATCAACGGCTGGACCCTGACGTACGCCTACACGGGCAACCAGACCCTCACCAACGGCTGGAACGGGACCTGGTCCCAGTCCGGCAAGACGGTCACCGCGAAGAACGCGGCGTGGAACGGGACGATCGCCGCAGGGACCGCCGTGACCGCCGGCGCCCAGTTCACCTACAGCGGCACCAACACCGCCCCGGCCTCCTACGCCGTCAACGGCACCACCTGCACCGGCGCACATCAGCCACCCCTCACCGTGCTGACCAGCCCGGCGGCGGGCGCCGTCTACACGCAGGGCGACGCCGTCCCGCTGGCCGCGACCGCGGCGGCGGCCGACGGGGCGACCGTCTCCAAGGTCGAGTTCTACGACGACACGACCCTGCTGGGCACCGACACCAGCTCGCCGTTCACACTGTCGGCGTCCGGACTGGCCGTGGGCAGTCACTCCATCCTCGCGAAGGCGTACGACAGCCTGGGCGCTTCGGCGGAGTCCACGCCGGCCGGCATCACGGTCGCCTCGGGGCCCGCGATCGTCGCATCGCCGACCCAACTCGGCGTCCAACAGGGCAAGTCGGGGACGTTCGCGGTGAAGCTCTCGACGCAGCCGAGCGCCGATGTGACCGTGGCGGTGGCCCGCACGGACGGCAACACCGGGCTGTCCGTGACCGGCGGTTCGAGTCTCGCGTTCACCCCGTCCAACTGGAACACGGCCCAGACGGTGACCGTCACCGCCGACGCCTCGGGCACGGGGTCCGCGACCTTCACGGCCTCCGCGACCGGCCAGGCCAAGGCCACCGTCACCGTGACGGAACTGGCCGCGACCAAGGCGTACGACGCGCGCTTCCTGGACCTCTACGGCAAGATCACCGACCCGGCGAACGGCTACTTCTCCCCCGAGGGCATTCCCTACCACTCGGTGGAGACGCTGATCGTCGAGGCGCCGGACCAAGGACATGAGACGACGTCGGAGGCGTACAGCTATCTGATCTGGCTCCAGGCGATGTACGGGAAGGTCACCGGCGACTGGTCGAAGTTCAACGCCGCGTGGACGACCATGGAGACGTACATGATCCCCACGCACGCCGACCAGCCGACGAACTCCTTCTACAACGCCTCCAAACCGGCCACCTACGCGCCCGAGCTGGACACCCCGAACGAGTACCCGGCCAAGCTCGACACCGGCGTCTCGGTCGGTTCCGACCCGATCGCCGGCGAGCTGAAGAGCGCGTACGGCACGGACGACGTGTACGGCATGCACTGGCTCCAGGACGTGGACAACACCTACGGCTACGGCAACGAGCCCGGCAAGTGCGAGGCGGGTCCGACGGCGACCGGCCCGTCGTACATCAACACCTTCCAGCGCGGTGCGCAGGAGTCGGTGTGGGAGACGGTGCCGCAGCCGACCTGCGACGCCTTCAAGTACGGGGGCAAGAACGGGTACCTGGACCTCTTCACCGGGGACTCCTCGTACGCGAAGCAGTGGAAGTACACGGACGCCCCGGACGCCGACGCGCGCGCGGTGCAGGCCGCGTACTGGGCCGACGTGTGGGCCAAGGCCCAGGGCAAGAGCGCCGACGTCTCGACCACGGTCGGCAAGGCGGCGAAGATGGGCGACTATCTGCGCTACGCCATGTACGACAAGTACTTCAAGAAAATTGGCAACTGCGTCGGCCCGACGACCTGCCCCGCGGGTACCGGCAAGGACGCCTCGGACTATCTGATCTCCTGGTACTACGCCTGGGGCGGCGCGAACGACACCTCGGCGGGCTGGGCCTGGCGCATCGGCTCCAGCCATGTCCACGGCGGCTACCAGAACCCGCTGGCCGCCTACGCGCTCAGCACCAACGCCGACCTCAGGCCCAAGTCGGCGACCGGCGCCTCGGACTGGGCCACCTCGCTGACCCGGCAACTGGAGTTCTACCGCTGGCTCCAGTCGAGCGAGGGCGCCATCGCGGGCGGCGCGACCAACAGTTGGGCGGGCCGGTACGCGACGCCTCCCACCGGCACGCCGACCTTCTACGGCATGTACTACGACCAGCAGCCGGTGTACCACGACCCGCCGTCCAACCAGTGGTTCGGCTTCCAGGCGTGGTCCATGGAACGGGTCGCCGAGTACTACCAGCAGACGGGGAACGCGAGCGCCAAGGCGGTCCTCGACAAGTGGGTCGCGTGGGCGCTGTCCAAGACCACGATCAACCCGGACGGCACCTACCAGATCCCCTCCACCCTCCAGTGGTCCGGCGCCCCGGACACCTGGAACGCGTCGAGTCCCGGTGCCAACAGCGGACTTCACGTCACGGTCGCCGACTACACGAACGACGTCGGGGTGGCCGCCGCGTACGCCAAGACCCTGTCGTACTACGCCGCCAAGTCCGGCAACACCCAGGCGAAGACGACGGCCAAGGCGCTCCTGGACGGCATGTGGAACAACTACCAGGACGGTCTGGGCATAGCCGTCCCGGAGACCCGCGCCGACTACAACCGCTTCAACGACAGCGTGTACGTGCCGAGCACCTTCTCCGGCACGATGCCGAACGGCGACGCGGTCAACTCCTCCTCCACCTTCGCCTCGCTGCGGTCCTTCTACAAGAACGACCCTGCCTGGTCGAAGATCCAGGCCTATCTGGCGGGCGGCGCCGCGCCCTCCTTCACGTACCACCGGTTCTGGGCGCAGGCGGACATCGCCCTCGCCATGGGTTCGTACGCGGAGCTTCTCGAATAG
- a CDS encoding cellulose binding domain-containing protein — protein sequence MRRTRILTAVLALAAGLLAGTPPALAASSPTTAVAADTYTWKNARIDGGGFVPDIVFNRSEKNLAYARTDIGGAYRWVQASKSWTPLLDSVGWDEWGHSGVVSLASDSVDPDKVYAAVGTYTNGWDPTNGAVLRSADRGASWQKADLPFKLGGNMPGRGMGERLAVDPNRNSVLYLGAPSGKGLWKSTDSGASWSQVTGFPNVGDYVQDATDTSGYASDNQGIVWVTFDESTGTSGSTTQTIYVGVADKDNAVYRSTDGGATWSRIAGQPTGYLAHKGVLDAVNGYLYLAYSDKGGPYDGGKGQLWRYATRTGTWTDISPVAEADTYYGFSGLTVDRQHPGTVMATAYSSWWPDTQIFRSTDSGGTWTQAWDYSSYPNRSNRYTTDVSSVPWLTFGANPSPPEQTPKLGWMTEGLEIDPFDSARMMYGTGATIYGTENLTNWDTGGQFTVKPMVQGLEETAVNDLASPPSGAPLLSALGDVGGFRHTDLTKVPSMMYTSPNLTTTTSLDYAETDPNTVVRVGNLDSGPHIGFSTDNGANWFAGSDPSGVTGGGTVAAASDGSRFVWSPAGTGVQYTTGFGTSWSASSGIPSGAAVESDRVDPKTFYGFKSGKFYVSSDGGATFTASSAGNLPSGDSVRFKALPGTKGDVWLAGGASDGAYGLWHSTDGGANFTRLSNVEQADTIGFGKAAAGASYQTLYTSAKIGGVRGIFRSTDKGASWTRINDDAHQWGWTGAAITGDPRIYGRVYVSTNGRGIVYGDSSDTGDGGGGGTDPTPPPTGACAVTYKITNQWQGGFQADVSLANTGSVAWSGWTLGWTFPDGQKITQLWNADHTQSGAAVTAKNLTWNANVAPGSTVGFGFTGSWTGTNTKPTAFKLGDQTCAVS from the coding sequence GTGCGAAGAACCCGCATCCTCACGGCCGTGCTCGCCCTCGCCGCCGGACTGCTGGCCGGCACCCCGCCCGCACTGGCCGCGAGCTCCCCCACGACAGCCGTCGCGGCCGACACGTACACCTGGAAGAACGCCCGGATCGACGGCGGCGGCTTCGTCCCGGACATCGTCTTCAACCGCTCCGAGAAGAACCTCGCCTACGCCCGTACGGACATCGGCGGCGCCTACCGCTGGGTCCAGGCCTCGAAGAGCTGGACCCCCCTGCTCGACTCGGTCGGCTGGGACGAGTGGGGCCACTCCGGCGTCGTCAGCCTCGCCTCCGACTCCGTCGACCCGGACAAGGTGTACGCGGCGGTGGGCACGTACACCAACGGCTGGGACCCGACCAACGGGGCCGTCCTGCGCTCCGCCGACCGGGGCGCGAGCTGGCAGAAGGCCGACCTGCCCTTCAAGCTGGGCGGCAACATGCCCGGACGGGGCATGGGGGAGCGGCTGGCCGTCGACCCCAACAGGAACAGCGTGCTGTATCTCGGGGCGCCCAGCGGCAAGGGCCTGTGGAAGTCCACGGACTCCGGAGCCAGTTGGTCACAGGTCACCGGCTTCCCCAACGTCGGCGACTATGTGCAGGACGCGACCGACACCAGTGGCTACGCCTCCGACAACCAGGGCATCGTCTGGGTCACCTTCGACGAGTCGACCGGCACCTCGGGAAGCACCACGCAGACGATCTACGTGGGGGTCGCCGACAAGGACAACGCGGTCTACCGCTCGACGGACGGCGGCGCGACCTGGTCCAGGATCGCGGGCCAGCCCACCGGCTACCTCGCCCACAAGGGCGTCCTCGACGCGGTGAACGGCTACCTCTATCTCGCGTACAGCGACAAGGGCGGTCCGTACGACGGCGGCAAGGGCCAGTTGTGGCGCTACGCGACGAGGACCGGGACGTGGACGGACATCAGCCCGGTCGCGGAGGCCGACACCTACTACGGATTCAGCGGGCTGACCGTGGACCGGCAGCACCCGGGCACCGTGATGGCGACGGCGTACAGCTCCTGGTGGCCGGACACCCAGATCTTCCGGTCCACGGACAGCGGCGGCACCTGGACGCAGGCGTGGGACTACTCGTCGTACCCGAACCGTTCCAACCGCTACACGACGGACGTCTCGTCCGTGCCCTGGCTGACCTTCGGCGCGAATCCCTCGCCACCCGAGCAGACTCCCAAACTCGGCTGGATGACCGAGGGACTGGAGATCGACCCGTTCGACTCCGCCCGGATGATGTACGGGACCGGCGCGACGATCTACGGCACCGAGAACCTCACCAACTGGGACACCGGGGGCCAGTTCACCGTCAAGCCCATGGTCCAGGGCCTGGAGGAGACGGCCGTCAACGACCTCGCCTCTCCCCCGTCGGGCGCTCCCCTGCTCAGCGCGCTCGGTGACGTCGGCGGCTTCCGGCACACGGATCTCACCAAGGTCCCCTCGATGATGTACACCTCACCGAACCTCACCACCACGACCAGCCTCGACTACGCCGAGACCGACCCGAACACCGTGGTCCGCGTCGGAAACCTCGACTCCGGGCCGCACATCGGCTTCTCGACGGACAACGGCGCCAACTGGTTCGCGGGCAGCGACCCTTCGGGCGTCACCGGCGGCGGGACGGTCGCCGCGGCCTCGGACGGCAGCCGCTTCGTGTGGAGCCCGGCCGGCACCGGGGTGCAGTACACCACCGGGTTCGGTACCTCGTGGTCCGCGTCGAGCGGCATCCCCTCCGGCGCGGCCGTCGAGTCGGACCGGGTCGATCCGAAGACCTTCTACGGCTTCAAGTCGGGGAAGTTCTATGTCAGTTCGGACGGCGGCGCGACCTTCACGGCGTCCTCGGCCGGGAACCTGCCCAGCGGGGACAGCGTGCGTTTCAAGGCGCTGCCCGGGACCAAGGGCGATGTGTGGCTCGCGGGCGGCGCGAGCGACGGCGCGTACGGACTGTGGCACTCGACTGACGGCGGCGCGAACTTCACCAGGCTGTCGAACGTCGAGCAGGCCGACACCATCGGCTTCGGCAAGGCGGCGGCCGGCGCCTCCTACCAGACGCTCTACACCAGCGCGAAGATCGGCGGCGTCCGCGGGATCTTCCGCTCGACGGACAAGGGGGCGAGCTGGACCCGCATCAACGACGACGCCCACCAGTGGGGTTGGACCGGCGCGGCCATCACCGGTGACCCGCGGATCTACGGGCGGGTGTACGTGTCGACGAACGGACGCGGGATCGTCTACGGCGACAGTTCGGACACCGGGGACGGCGGCGGGGGCGGTACGGACCCGACTCCCCCGCCGACGGGCGCCTGCGCGGTGACGTACAAGATCACGAACCAGTGGCAGGGCGGCTTCCAGGCCGACGTGTCCCTCGCCAACACCGGCTCCGTCGCCTGGAGCGGCTGGACACTGGGCTGGACCTTCCCGGACGGCCAGAAGATCACCCAGCTGTGGAACGCCGACCACACGCAGTCGGGCGCGGCCGTCACGGCGAAGAACCTGACGTGGAACGCGAACGTGGCCCCGGGTTCGACGGTGGGCTTCGGCTTCACGGGGAGCTGGACGGGGACGAACACGAAACCGACGGCTTTCAAGCTGGGGGATCAGACCTGCGCGGTGAGTTGA
- a CDS encoding rhamnogalacturonan lyase, translating into MQHPQRQHRRRAIGSALAAAALIAAGLTALGTGPAQAATARQVEALDRGVVSVHTDSGNLVSWRWLGTDPNDVSFNVYRAGTLVNSAPITGSTNYFHSGAPAQADYTVRAIVNGVEQGDSVHAVQFRTGYKDVPITPPAGGTTPDGVAYTYEANDASVGDLDGDGQLDFVLKWQPTNAKDNSQSGYTGDTIVDGVKLDGTRLWRVDLGRNIRSGAHYTQFQVYDYDGDGKAEVAMKTADGTTDGRGTVIGSSSADYRNSSGYVLSGPEYLTMFNGQTGAAMGTVDYVPARGTVSSWGDSYGNRVDRFLAGTAYLDGSRPSLVMARGYYTRTVIAAWDWRGGAFTRRWTFDTDSSTNSGKGYDGQGNHQLSVADVDGDGKDEIVYGSMAVDDNGSGLWTTKNGHGDAMHVGDLDPSRAGLEEFKVDEDSTKPASWMADARTGAILWSTAANGDNGRGVSGDVWAGSAGAESWSSHADGVRNPQGTVVATRKPGSVNFLSWWDGDTVRELLDDTHIDKYGTSADTRLLTGAGVHSDNGTKATPALSGDILGDWREEVVWPTTDNTALRIYSTPYETTTKITTLLHDTQYRTALAWQNTAYNQPPHPSFFLGNGMATAPRPAVYTP; encoded by the coding sequence GTGCAGCACCCGCAACGGCAGCACCGCAGACGTGCGATCGGCTCGGCCTTGGCGGCAGCCGCCCTCATCGCCGCCGGACTCACCGCCCTCGGCACCGGTCCGGCCCAGGCCGCCACGGCGAGGCAGGTCGAAGCCCTCGACCGGGGCGTCGTCAGCGTCCACACCGACAGCGGCAACCTGGTGAGCTGGCGCTGGCTCGGCACCGACCCGAACGACGTGTCGTTCAACGTCTACCGCGCCGGTACGCTCGTCAACTCCGCCCCGATCACCGGCTCCACGAACTACTTCCACTCGGGCGCGCCCGCCCAGGCCGACTACACGGTCCGCGCGATCGTGAACGGTGTGGAGCAGGGCGACTCGGTGCACGCCGTCCAGTTCCGTACGGGCTACAAGGACGTTCCGATCACCCCGCCCGCCGGCGGCACCACCCCCGACGGGGTCGCGTACACCTACGAGGCCAACGACGCCTCCGTCGGCGACCTCGACGGCGACGGGCAGCTCGACTTCGTCCTCAAGTGGCAGCCGACCAACGCCAAGGACAACTCCCAGTCCGGCTACACGGGCGACACGATCGTCGACGGCGTCAAGCTCGACGGCACCCGGCTGTGGCGCGTCGACCTGGGCAGGAACATCCGCTCGGGCGCCCACTACACGCAGTTCCAGGTGTACGACTACGACGGCGACGGCAAGGCAGAGGTCGCCATGAAGACGGCGGACGGCACAACGGACGGCCGGGGCACGGTGATCGGCAGCTCCTCCGCCGACTACCGGAACTCCAGCGGCTACGTCCTGTCCGGGCCCGAGTACCTGACCATGTTCAACGGACAGACGGGCGCGGCGATGGGCACCGTCGACTACGTCCCGGCGCGCGGCACGGTCTCCTCCTGGGGCGATTCCTACGGCAACCGCGTCGACCGATTCCTCGCCGGAACCGCCTACTTGGACGGCTCCAGGCCCTCCCTCGTCATGGCGCGCGGCTACTACACCCGTACCGTCATAGCCGCCTGGGACTGGCGGGGCGGCGCGTTCACCCGGCGCTGGACCTTCGACACCGACTCGTCGACCAACAGCGGCAAGGGATACGACGGCCAGGGCAACCACCAACTGTCCGTGGCCGACGTCGACGGCGACGGCAAGGACGAGATCGTCTACGGTTCCATGGCCGTGGACGACAACGGCTCCGGACTCTGGACCACCAAGAACGGCCACGGCGACGCCATGCACGTCGGCGATCTCGACCCGTCCCGCGCGGGCCTGGAGGAGTTCAAGGTGGACGAGGACTCCACCAAGCCTGCCTCGTGGATGGCGGACGCGAGGACCGGCGCGATCCTGTGGTCGACGGCCGCCAACGGCGACAACGGCCGGGGCGTGTCCGGGGACGTCTGGGCGGGCAGCGCGGGTGCCGAGTCCTGGTCCTCCCATGCCGACGGCGTCCGCAACCCGCAGGGAACGGTGGTGGCCACCCGAAAGCCGGGCAGCGTCAACTTCCTGTCCTGGTGGGACGGGGACACCGTCCGCGAACTCCTCGACGACACCCACATCGACAAGTACGGCACGTCCGCGGACACCCGTCTGCTGACCGGCGCGGGCGTCCATTCCGACAACGGCACCAAGGCGACGCCGGCGCTGTCCGGCGACATCCTCGGTGACTGGCGGGAGGAGGTCGTCTGGCCGACGACGGACAACACGGCGCTGAGGATCTACTCCACCCCGTACGAAACGACCACGAAGATCACCACGCTCCTGCACGACACCCAGTACCGCACAGCCCTGGCCTGGCAGAACACCGCCTACAACCAGCCCCCGCACCCGAGCTTCTTCCTCGGCAACGGCATGGCGACGGCGCCCCGGCCCGCCGTCTACACGCCGTGA